A stretch of Cicer arietinum cultivar CDC Frontier isolate Library 1 chromosome 5, Cicar.CDCFrontier_v2.0, whole genome shotgun sequence DNA encodes these proteins:
- the LOC101511343 gene encoding uncharacterized protein, whose product MDSSLAIRSFQYPIGTMPQVRSPIERATVIPCHKVRWNSNSGIFQHLTHSENHIYFHTRGKKTLVSCAKTVEAINTTKSDASSDSTLQNSLEKEQLQIAAFPNGFEALVLEVCDETEIAELKLKVGEFEMHLKRNIGATKAPLSNISPTIPPPIPSKPMDESAPATPQPLLPKSSSEKTNPFANVSSQKSSKLTALEASGSNTYVLVSSPTVGLFRRGRTVKGKKHPPLCKEGDVIKEGQVIGYLDQFSTSLPVKSDVAGEVLKLLLEDGEPVGYGDPLLAVLPSFHDINIM is encoded by the exons ATGGACTCCTCCCTCGCGATTCGATCCTTTCAAT ATCCCATAGGCACTATGCCCCAAGTGAGATCCCCCATTGAGAGGGCAACTGTAATTCCCTGCCATAAAGTCCGATGGAACTCTAATAGTGGGATTTTTCAGCATTTGACACATAGTGAGAACCACATTTACTTTCACACCAGGGGGAAGAAGACACTGGTTTCATGTGCAAAAACAGTTGAAGCTATCAACACAACCAAGTCTGATG CTTCTTCGGACAGCACTCTGCAAAACTCGTTAGAGAAAGAGCAATTGCAAATTGCTGCTTTTCCTAATGGATTTGAG GCTTTGGTATTAGAGGTCTGTGATGAGACTGAAATCGCTGAACTGAAATTAAAG GTTGGTGAGTTTGAGATGCATCTTAAGCGAAACATAGGAGCAACAAAAGCTCCATTGTCTAACATTTCACCAACTATACCACCACCTATTCCAAGTAAACCTATGGACGAATCAGCACCTGCTACCCCACAGCCATTGCTGCCAAAATCATCTTCAGAAAAAACCAACCCATTTGCAAACGTTTCCAGTCAGAAGTCATCAAAGTTGACAGCATTGGAAGCTTCTGGTTCCAATACGTATGTGTTAGTATCATCTCCTACG GTTGGCTTATTCCGAAGGGGTAGAACAGTTAAAGGAAAGAAACATCCTCCTCTCTGTAAAGAG GGTGATGTAATCAAGGAAGGGCAAGTCATAGGGTATTTGGATCAGTTTAGCACCTCACTTCCCGTTAAG TCAGATGTGGCTGGAGAAGTGTTAAAGCTACTTCTTGAGGATGGAG
- the LOC101511037 gene encoding uncharacterized protein: MDFNFPDVFCWIQNLPPISQWETNSIPLNICSSTTSQPLLNLTISKTHQSSKLSFIIVADFNIPMHLWTSKPLKPSSTKTTNLLDEETISNLFINFVQDIFHYGSNKNSPFIRFPKLDSVPNLSNIFNLTFFTLLLLICIYEAPKNIRATCISILKDHLTGFQSRQASNLLMKILGSNLQEQWMRSVNLGITNWVGEARDQIQNIFATPCSLFSYAFSTYGLWKVQLYCPALCMDVEKSKSNPPERLQFSLKYHQVEGVLQFNYKVVIEEKWLEIMVNVDNIRCDVTKLVNDSLVKERGAGVGEKHFPSRISLQLTPTLQNQVVSLSVGKSSENPQKEIGIDKGIEASFNPPNPLGLKVSSSESTTVSLKPWKFEQSVYGYSANFNWFLHDSMDGKEVFSSKPSKCALINPKSWFKNRYSSAYRPFTRQGGVIFAGDEYGERVMWKVDKGAIGKTMEWEIRGWIWLTYWPNKRVTLYNETRRLEFHEIVHLDVV; encoded by the exons ATGGATTTCAATTTTCCTGATGTTTTCTGCTGGATTCAAAATCTCCCACCAATATCACAATGGGAAACAAATTCAATCCCCCTAAACATATGTTCTTCAACCACATCACAACCATTACTCAATCTCACCATATCAAAAACTCACCAATCCTCAAAACTCTCTTTTATCATAGTGGCTGATTTCAACATTCCAATGCATCTCTGGACTTCAAAACCACTTAAACCAAGTAGCACTAAAACCACAAATTTACTTGATGAAGAAACCATTTCAAATCTCTTTATTAATTTCGTCCAAGACATCTTTCATTATGGTTCAAACAAAAACTCCCCTTTTATAAGATTTCCAAAACTCGACTCTGTTCCAaacctttcaaatattttcaaccTCACTTTCTTCACTCTTTTGCTCCTCATTTGCATCTATGAAGCTCCTAAGAATATTCGTGCTACATGTATTTCTATTTTGAAAGACCATTTAACAGGTTTTCAATCAAGACAAGCATCGAATTTacttatgaaaattttgggttCGAATTTGCAAGAACAGTGGATGCGTTCTGTGAACCTTGGAATTACAAATTGGGTTGGTGAAGCACGTGATCAAATTCAAAACATATTTGCAACACCTtgttctttgttttcttatgcaTTTTCAACATATGGGTTGTGGAAAGTGCAATTATATTGTCCTGCTTTATGTATGGATGTTGAGAAATCCAAAAGTAATCCACCTGAGAGACTTCAATTCTCTCTTAAATATCATCAAGTTGAAGGTGTTCTTCAGTTCAATTACAAAGTTGTTATTGAAGAGAAGTGGCTTGAAATCATGGTTAATGTTGATAACATAAG GTGTGATGTTACCAAATTGGTGAATGATTCTCTAGTGAAGGAAAGAGGGGCAGGTGTAGGGGAAAaacattttccttcaagaaTATCATTGCAACTCACACCAACTCTTCAAAACCAAGTGGTGAGTCTATCAGTTGGAAAATCCTCTGAAAATCCACAAAAAGAAATTGGCATAGACAAAGGTATAGAAGCTTCATTTAACCCACCAAATCCCTTAGGACTCAAGGTATCATCTTCTGAGTCAACTACTGTTAGTTTAAAGCCATGGAAATTTGAACAATCTGTTTATGGTTATAGTGCAAATTTTAATTGGTTTCTTCATGATAGCATGGATGGAAAAGAAGTTTTCTCATCAAAGCCTTCTAAATGTGCATTGATTAATCCAAAGTCATGGTTCAAAAATCGTTACTCAAGTGCTTATAGACCTTTCACTAGACAAGGTGGTGTTATTTTTGCGGGTGATGAATATGGAGAAAGAGTGATGTGGAAAGTTGATAAAGGAGCTATTGGGAAAACTATGGAGTGGGAAATAAGGGGTTGGATATGGTTAACTTATTGGCCTAACAAACGTGTCACATTGTACAATGAAACTAGGAGGTTGGAGTTTCATGAAATAGTTCATCTTGATGTTGTATAA